A stretch of the Lolium perenne isolate Kyuss_39 chromosome 3, Kyuss_2.0, whole genome shotgun sequence genome encodes the following:
- the LOC139838040 gene encoding uncharacterized protein: MDSDDEEALAALMDEEVTVATTVRDAIGDKEQLPILVALLAMITDEDKTRIAIQDERELFLKIGENLREIDYFKLKRDVVSLLGFCTMQKYKVTLRMLAYGILGDTQDDYLRMTESIAIDCMHMFCRAIVVIFGKNYLHTLNAEDTTRILAQNTDMGFSGMLGSIDCMCSNVFQKDVEGTAPPVQFEINGHQYDKGYYLVDGIYPRWSTFLKTLSNSVPGGKKVWFA; the protein is encoded by the exons ATGGACTCTGACGACGAGGAGGCGCTCGCCGCTCTGATGGACGAGGAAGTCACTGTCGCCACCACGGTGCGGGATGCCATCGGGGACAAAGAACAATTACCGATCCTTGTCGCCCTCCTGGCCATGATCACCGATGAAGATAAGACCAGGATAG CCATTCAGGATGAGCGAGAGCTCTTTTTGAAGATTGGTGAGAATCTGAGGGAGATCGACTACTTCAAACTTAAGAGAGATGTCGTCAGCTTGCTTGGTTTCTGCACAATGCAGAAATACAAAGTCACCCTTCGGATGCTTGCATATGGAATTCTTGGAGATACACAAGACGACTACCTGCGCATGACCGAGTCCATAGCCATTGATTGCATGCACATGTTCTGTAGGGCAATTGTCGTAATATTTGGAAAGAATTACCTACACACACTCAATGCAGAAGACACAACTAGGATCTTGGCACAAAACACGGATATGGGGTTTtctgggatgcttggaagcatcgactgTATG tGCTCAAATGTGTTCCAAAAGGATGTTGAAGGGACTGCTCCTCCGGTGCagtttgagatcaatggccaccaatatgaCAAGGGTTACTATCTGGTTGATGGCATCTATCCAAGATGGTCAACATTTTTGAAAACACTCTCAAACTCTGTACCTGGAGGGAAGAAAGTTTGGTTTGCTTAG